The following are from one region of the Streptomyces decoyicus genome:
- a CDS encoding sensor histidine kinase, with protein MSSSAPPVSENSPSRSPFAGPGEQGRQLWRAAGEAVLAGALVLLTYQGESWIEARLTGGAPALALVGVALVLVRRRFPVASVLGLAALMGAVPAVALLTAVAAYTAARQLETPRRRAGLLLGAAAAAMAVCVVSAPHLELGSWLFGLALSAVLAVITVVVPGLVGVAAGQQDRLLRALRERTAAAEEAQRLADSESRVRERSRIAAEMHDLVGHRLSLVSLHAGGLEMALLKEAPGLRDEAAVVGRAARDAMQELREVLGVLGPLGRDTGTEALTDATGTRADIEALVEESRGVGIPVEFCWEGQDLDARPARVRRAVHRVVRESLTNVHRYATGAHVTVVVRHTDERVEVRVRNGVPPVPPAAATGLGSGRGLTGLRERVALLNGSLEAHRTPGGGFAVTAGLPADPGPGAETAEAAPYDAGPAAVDEPGGGLSAFQRRLAGAVTGLLGLVGVGVMMLFGVLLVSHSRYDLAYRSPEKPRVGMTKERVLRAVAPDDDVARAAAAGREPPRPGSATGCLYPYTDRAEGGRLEIVRYCFRADTLIAIDRFTVPIVTEKATEPPHGSRKHD; from the coding sequence ATGTCGTCCAGCGCTCCACCGGTCAGCGAGAACAGCCCGTCCCGCAGCCCCTTCGCGGGGCCGGGGGAGCAGGGGCGACAGCTGTGGCGTGCGGCGGGTGAGGCGGTCCTGGCCGGGGCGCTGGTGCTGCTCACGTACCAGGGCGAGTCGTGGATCGAGGCGCGGCTGACGGGCGGGGCGCCGGCCCTGGCGCTCGTCGGCGTGGCGCTGGTGCTGGTGCGGCGCCGGTTCCCGGTGGCCAGTGTGCTCGGGCTGGCGGCGCTGATGGGGGCGGTGCCCGCGGTGGCGCTGCTGACCGCGGTGGCCGCCTACACGGCGGCCCGGCAGCTGGAGACGCCGCGACGGCGTGCCGGGCTGCTGCTCGGGGCGGCGGCCGCGGCGATGGCGGTCTGTGTGGTGTCCGCGCCCCATCTGGAGCTGGGCAGCTGGTTGTTCGGTCTGGCGCTGAGTGCGGTGCTCGCCGTCATTACGGTCGTCGTGCCAGGGCTGGTCGGCGTCGCCGCGGGACAGCAGGACCGGCTGCTGCGGGCGTTGCGGGAGCGGACGGCAGCTGCCGAGGAGGCGCAGCGGCTCGCGGACAGCGAGTCCCGTGTGCGGGAGCGGTCGCGTATCGCAGCGGAGATGCACGATCTGGTCGGGCACCGGCTGAGCCTGGTCTCCCTGCATGCGGGCGGACTGGAGATGGCGCTGCTCAAGGAGGCCCCCGGTCTGCGGGACGAGGCCGCCGTGGTGGGCCGTGCCGCCCGTGATGCGATGCAGGAGCTGAGGGAGGTGCTGGGGGTCCTGGGCCCGTTGGGGAGGGATACCGGCACCGAGGCGCTGACCGACGCGACGGGTACGCGTGCGGACATCGAGGCGCTGGTGGAGGAGTCGCGCGGCGTCGGCATTCCCGTCGAGTTCTGCTGGGAGGGGCAGGATCTCGACGCGCGGCCGGCCCGGGTGCGGCGGGCGGTGCACCGGGTGGTGCGTGAGTCGCTCACCAACGTGCACCGGTACGCGACCGGGGCCCATGTGACCGTCGTCGTCCGCCATACCGATGAGCGGGTGGAGGTGCGGGTACGCAACGGAGTGCCGCCCGTGCCGCCCGCCGCCGCGACCGGGCTCGGTTCCGGACGCGGGCTGACCGGGCTGCGGGAGCGCGTGGCGCTGCTCAACGGCAGCCTGGAGGCACACCGGACGCCCGGTGGCGGCTTCGCCGTGACGGCCGGCCTCCCCGCCGACCCCGGGCCCGGAGCGGAGACGGCGGAGGCGGCACCGTACGACGCCGGGCCGGCCGCCGTCGACGAGCCCGGCGGCGGGCTCTCCGCCTTCCAGCGGCGCCTTGCCGGCGCCGTCACCGGGCTGCTCGGCCTGGTGGGGGTGGGCGTGATGATGCTGTTCGGGGTCTTGCTGGTCTCCCACTCACGCTATGACCTGGCGTACCGGAGCCCCGAAAAGCCCCGGGTGGGGATGACCAAGGAGCGGGTGCTGCGCGCCGTGGCACCGGACGACGACGTGGCGCGCGCGGCCGCCGCCGGGCGCGAGCCACCGCGGCCGGGTTCCGCCACGGGCTGCCTGTATCCCTACACGGACCGGGCGGAGGGCGGGCGGCTGGAGATCGTCCGATACTGCTTCCGTGCGGACACGCTGATCGCGATTGACCGTTTCACGGTCCCTATAGTGACCGAAAAGGCGACCGAACCGCCCCATGGGAGCAGGAAGCATGACTGA
- the aceA gene encoding isocitrate lyase, with product MTQAGTTKATAEELAQRWATDPRWKGIERTYTAEDVVRLSGSVREEHTLARRGAERLWRQLHTQDYLHALGALTGGQAVQQVKAGLQAIYLSGWQVAADANQAGHTYPDQSLYPANSVPQVVRRINNALLRADQIATAEGGSDTTDWLAPIVADAEAGFGGPLNAFELTKAMIEAGAAGIHYEDQLASEKKCGHLGGKVLVPTGQHIRTLNAARLAADIADVPTVIVARTDALAANLLTSDIDERDAQFVTGERTAEGFYRVQNGMAPVIARGLAYAPYADLIWVETGTPDLAQAREFAEAIHAEHPDQMLAYNCSPSFNWKAALDDDQIAKFQRELAAMGYRFQFITLAGFHSLNHAMFDLARGYAESGMTAYVDLQEKEFAAQEQGFTAVKHQREVGTGYFDQVSTALNPASSTTALRGSTEEEQFH from the coding sequence ATGACGCAGGCAGGGACGACGAAGGCGACGGCCGAGGAGCTGGCGCAGCGGTGGGCAACGGACCCGCGCTGGAAGGGGATCGAGCGTACCTACACCGCAGAGGATGTCGTGCGGCTGTCCGGCAGCGTGCGCGAGGAGCACACCCTCGCCCGCCGGGGCGCCGAGCGGCTGTGGCGGCAGCTGCACACCCAGGACTACCTTCACGCCCTCGGAGCGTTGACCGGCGGCCAGGCGGTGCAGCAGGTCAAGGCCGGCCTTCAGGCCATCTACCTCTCCGGGTGGCAAGTCGCGGCGGACGCCAACCAGGCCGGCCACACCTACCCCGACCAGAGCCTCTACCCCGCCAACTCCGTCCCGCAGGTGGTGCGCCGGATCAACAACGCGCTGCTGCGCGCGGACCAGATCGCCACCGCCGAGGGCGGATCGGACACCACCGACTGGCTCGCGCCGATCGTCGCCGACGCGGAGGCCGGCTTCGGCGGGCCGCTCAACGCCTTCGAGCTGACCAAGGCGATGATCGAGGCCGGCGCCGCCGGTATCCACTACGAGGACCAGCTCGCGTCCGAGAAGAAGTGCGGGCACCTGGGCGGCAAGGTCCTGGTGCCCACCGGCCAGCACATCCGCACCCTCAACGCCGCCCGCCTCGCCGCCGATATCGCCGATGTGCCGACCGTGATCGTGGCCCGTACGGACGCGCTCGCCGCGAATCTCCTCACCAGCGACATCGACGAGCGCGACGCCCAGTTCGTCACCGGCGAGCGGACCGCCGAGGGCTTCTACCGGGTCCAGAACGGCATGGCCCCGGTCATCGCCCGCGGCCTGGCCTACGCCCCGTACGCGGACCTCATCTGGGTGGAGACGGGCACGCCCGACCTGGCGCAGGCCCGGGAGTTCGCCGAGGCCATCCACGCCGAGCACCCCGACCAGATGCTCGCCTACAACTGCTCGCCGTCCTTCAACTGGAAGGCCGCCCTCGACGACGACCAGATCGCCAAGTTCCAGCGGGAACTGGCCGCGATGGGCTACCGCTTCCAGTTCATCACCCTGGCCGGGTTCCACTCCCTCAACCACGCGATGTTCGACCTGGCCCGCGGCTACGCGGAGTCCGGTATGACGGCCTACGTCGACCTCCAGGAGAAGGAGTTCGCCGCCCAGGAGCAGGGTTTCACCGCCGTCAAGCACCAGCGCGAGGTCGGCACCGGCTACTTCGACCAGGTCTCCACCGCCCTCAACCCGGCCTCCTCGACCACCGCGCTGCGCGGCTCCACCGAAGAGGAGCAGTTCCACTAG
- the aceB gene encoding malate synthase A, with amino-acid sequence MSTTELTSRVQVLGAPGDRFDEILTPAALDFLGRLAGTFADRYRDVLTERRRRALRLSSGSPLDFSLATSALRADPHWRVAPPAPGLADRRVEITGPPERRMTIDALNSGAQVWLADFEDATSPTWDNIIGGQLNLRDAIERRIDFTTPDGREYRLGDQLATIVVRPRGWHLTEDHLLVDGRPVPASLVDFGLYFFHCAQRQIDAGSGPYFYLPKLENAYDARLWNDVFVSAQDLLGIPRGTIRATVLIETVTAAFEMEEILHELREHSAGLNAGRWDYLFSLIKIFAHRPDFSLPDRTKVTMTAPFLRAYTELLVRTCHKRGAHAIGGMAAHVPGHDAQADGAALAKVRLDKEREAEDGFDGTWVAHPGLVPFCRGIFDGVLGGRPHQIDRTRDDVDVSADELLAVRRTAGPPTEDGVRANISVALRYFDAWLRGTGAVLKLADLIGLDTVASIARSLYDEFKEPLYAPPALLLRMVEAGLLGRKTGRGFHTYDRG; translated from the coding sequence ATGTCCACCACCGAACTCACCAGCCGTGTCCAGGTGCTCGGCGCCCCGGGCGACCGCTTCGACGAGATCCTCACGCCCGCCGCCCTCGATTTCCTCGGGCGCCTCGCCGGCACCTTCGCCGACCGGTACCGCGACGTCCTCACCGAGCGCCGCCGCCGCGCCCTTCGCCTCTCGTCCGGATCCCCGCTCGACTTCTCACTGGCCACCTCCGCCCTCCGGGCCGATCCGCACTGGCGGGTCGCCCCGCCCGCGCCGGGGCTCGCCGACCGCCGGGTGGAGATCACCGGGCCGCCGGAGCGGCGGATGACCATCGACGCGCTCAACTCCGGGGCGCAGGTGTGGCTGGCCGACTTCGAGGACGCCACCTCCCCCACCTGGGACAACATCATCGGCGGCCAGCTGAACCTGCGGGACGCCATCGAGCGGCGGATCGACTTCACGACGCCCGACGGCAGGGAGTACCGCCTCGGCGACCAGCTCGCCACCATCGTCGTGCGGCCTCGGGGCTGGCACCTCACCGAAGATCATCTCCTCGTCGACGGGCGCCCCGTGCCCGCCTCGCTCGTCGACTTCGGCCTCTACTTCTTCCACTGCGCCCAGCGGCAGATCGATGCCGGATCCGGCCCGTACTTCTACCTCCCCAAGCTGGAGAACGCCTACGACGCCCGCCTGTGGAACGACGTCTTCGTCTCCGCCCAGGATCTGCTCGGCATCCCGCGGGGCACCATCCGCGCCACCGTCCTGATCGAGACGGTCACCGCGGCCTTCGAAATGGAGGAGATCCTCCACGAGCTGCGTGAACACAGCGCCGGGCTCAACGCGGGGCGCTGGGACTACCTCTTCAGCCTGATCAAGATCTTCGCGCATCGCCCCGACTTCTCCCTCCCCGACCGGACGAAGGTCACCATGACGGCACCCTTCCTGCGCGCCTACACCGAACTCCTCGTGCGCACCTGTCACAAGCGCGGCGCGCACGCCATCGGCGGCATGGCCGCCCACGTCCCCGGACACGACGCGCAGGCCGACGGGGCGGCGCTCGCCAAGGTGCGTCTCGACAAGGAGCGCGAGGCCGAGGACGGCTTCGACGGGACGTGGGTGGCCCACCCCGGGCTCGTCCCCTTCTGCCGCGGCATCTTCGACGGTGTGCTGGGCGGGCGCCCGCACCAGATCGACCGCACCCGGGACGACGTGGACGTCTCGGCCGACGAGCTGCTGGCCGTTCGGCGCACCGCCGGGCCACCCACCGAGGACGGCGTCCGCGCCAACATCTCCGTCGCGCTGCGCTACTTCGACGCCTGGCTGCGCGGCACCGGTGCCGTGCTGAAGCTCGCCGACCTGATCGGCCTGGACACCGTGGCCTCCATCGCACGGTCCCTCTACGACGAATTCAAGGAACCCCTCTACGCACCGCCGGCGCTGCTCCTGCGGATGGTGGAGGCGGGGCTGCTCGGCCGCAAGACGGGCCGGGGGTTCCACACATACGACCGGGGCTGA
- a CDS encoding MFS transporter: MVRAGSPQAGRPGGPAAPGRSRAPLLAVCAGYFMVILDVTVINVAVPVVGRELSASLTGIQWMTDGYTLVFAGLLLTGGALGDRLGNRRIFCTGVVVFTLASAGCGLAPSAETLIAARLVEGLGAALIVPGSLALLQQAYPSPGERSRAFGLWGSMAGIAASAGPLLGGLLVTTVGWRWVFFINLPVGCACLWLTLRHVRASARRPDRPVDWPAQCALVATVALLTAVLNEAGRRGWADPLILTGAGLCLLTAAAFVLRERLARTPVLPLRLLRSRPMSGGAAIGLLFNFAFYGMIFTASLYFQHQRGLTALRTGIALFPAVAMTMFASVLSGRLARRTGHRPLVVTGMLLGAAGLAGWAAAGPHPDYVLLVGPMMAAGFGTSFALTGSTATVMSAAPDTYSGTASALFNTTRQVGSAAGVALGGSLLAAVAGFTTGLRTSMAIGAAAYLAAAALALFCLPRKKPHAVSG, from the coding sequence ATGGTGCGTGCTGGTAGCCCCCAGGCCGGTCGACCGGGCGGGCCCGCGGCCCCGGGCAGGTCGCGGGCCCCGCTTCTCGCGGTCTGCGCGGGCTACTTCATGGTCATCCTGGACGTGACCGTCATCAACGTCGCCGTTCCGGTGGTGGGACGCGAACTGTCCGCCTCGCTCACCGGGATCCAGTGGATGACGGACGGCTACACCCTGGTCTTCGCCGGCCTGCTGCTCACCGGCGGCGCGCTCGGGGACCGGCTGGGCAACCGCCGGATCTTCTGCACCGGGGTGGTGGTGTTCACCCTCGCCTCGGCCGGCTGCGGACTGGCCCCGAGCGCCGAGACCCTGATCGCCGCCCGACTGGTGGAAGGACTCGGAGCGGCCCTGATCGTGCCCGGCTCCCTCGCCCTTCTCCAACAGGCATACCCGTCACCCGGCGAGCGTTCCCGGGCCTTCGGCCTCTGGGGCTCCATGGCAGGCATCGCCGCCTCCGCCGGCCCCCTCCTCGGCGGCCTTCTGGTCACCACCGTGGGCTGGCGCTGGGTGTTCTTCATCAACCTGCCCGTCGGATGCGCCTGCCTGTGGCTGACGCTGCGCCATGTGCGCGCTTCGGCCCGGCGCCCGGACCGCCCCGTGGACTGGCCTGCCCAGTGCGCGCTGGTCGCCACGGTCGCCCTGCTCACCGCCGTCCTCAACGAGGCCGGACGACGGGGCTGGGCGGACCCGCTGATCCTCACCGGGGCCGGCCTGTGCCTGCTGACAGCCGCCGCGTTCGTGCTGCGCGAGCGCCTGGCCCGCACTCCCGTGCTGCCCTTGCGGCTGCTGCGTTCCCGCCCGATGAGCGGCGGGGCGGCCATCGGTCTGCTGTTCAACTTCGCCTTCTACGGCATGATCTTCACCGCCAGCCTGTACTTCCAGCACCAGCGCGGCCTGACCGCGCTGCGCACCGGGATCGCCCTCTTCCCGGCGGTGGCCATGACGATGTTCGCCTCCGTCCTGTCCGGGCGACTGGCCCGCCGCACCGGACACCGCCCCCTTGTGGTCACCGGCATGCTTCTGGGAGCGGCCGGTCTGGCCGGCTGGGCCGCCGCCGGACCGCATCCGGACTACGTCCTGCTCGTGGGGCCGATGATGGCGGCGGGCTTCGGCACGTCCTTCGCCCTCACCGGCTCGACCGCCACCGTGATGTCAGCCGCCCCCGACACGTACTCCGGCACCGCCTCCGCCCTCTTCAACACCACCCGCCAGGTAGGCAGCGCCGCAGGCGTCGCGCTGGGTGGCTCACTGCTGGCCGCCGTGGCCGGCTTCACCACCGGGCTGCGGACCAGCATGGCCATCGGCGCGGCCGCGTACCTGGCGGCCGCCGCCCTCGCGCTCTTCTGCCTCCCCCGGAAGAAGCCCCACGCCGTCTCCGGCTGA
- a CDS encoding TroA family protein, with protein sequence MRIVSEPRTLGDVLDCLVTVGALLGVREPAEERRELLRARLATVERLTAGLPRPRVVAIEWLDPLWPAGHWVPEQVTCAGGTPLLAAPGEHTRPMEWAAVRAARPDVLLVLPCGFSPDRTLRERGLLTELPGWDELPAVRKDAVWVLDGPAYFNRPGPRVVRGAEVLAHVLHSADAGDPVLPGEATRLSAAEG encoded by the coding sequence ATGCGCATCGTCTCGGAGCCGCGGACCCTGGGCGATGTGCTGGACTGCCTGGTCACGGTGGGTGCGCTGCTGGGCGTACGCGAACCGGCCGAGGAGCGGCGGGAGCTCCTGCGCGCACGCCTGGCAACGGTGGAGCGGCTGACCGCCGGACTGCCGCGGCCGCGCGTGGTGGCCATCGAGTGGCTCGACCCGCTCTGGCCCGCGGGGCACTGGGTGCCCGAGCAGGTCACCTGCGCAGGCGGCACGCCGCTGCTCGCGGCGCCGGGCGAGCACACCAGACCGATGGAGTGGGCAGCGGTACGCGCCGCGCGCCCCGACGTCCTCCTCGTGCTGCCCTGCGGCTTCAGCCCCGACCGGACGCTGCGGGAGCGCGGTCTGCTCACCGAACTGCCGGGCTGGGACGAGCTGCCCGCCGTGCGCAAGGACGCCGTCTGGGTCCTGGACGGGCCCGCCTACTTCAACCGGCCGGGTCCCCGGGTGGTACGGGGTGCGGAAGTCCTGGCCCACGTCCTGCACTCCGCCGACGCGGGCGACCCCGTGCTGCCGGGTGAGGCGACCCGGCTGTCCGCGGCGGAAGGCTGA
- a CDS encoding short-chain fatty acyl-CoA regulator family protein yields MSKIYAGARLRRLREERRLSQAELARRLEISPSYLNQMEHDSRPLTVPVLLRLTETFGVDASFFSERDTSRLVADLRETLANEVATAQVSPSDLAQLATQMPAAASVLLELGRRNHALTQQLAVAAEGRDGHELALPRSPHEEIREFFYRRQNYLHDADLAAEGLARDIGIRPGEVLRVLSARLTGHHGVRIASDSEQPHRYDPVARVLHLSSLLRPGQQAFRMATQLALLEFGDELSELAAEDYAEGSDTWSLARIGVANYFAAALILPYRAFHTAAEEGRYDIERLTDQFGLGYETVCHRLSTLQRPRLRGVPFSFVRVDRAGNMSKRQSATGFHFSRAGGTCPLWNVYEAFAAPGRIHVQIAAMPDGRRYLWTARAVTRHRGGWGEPGKTFAIGLGCEIRHASRLVYSDGLDLDNTAAATPIGMGCRICERLDCPQRAVPPLGQPLAINENSSTFVPYPVADTPA; encoded by the coding sequence GTGAGCAAGATCTATGCGGGCGCGCGACTGAGGCGGTTGCGGGAGGAGCGCAGGCTCAGTCAGGCGGAGCTTGCGCGGAGGCTGGAGATCTCGCCCAGCTACCTCAACCAGATGGAGCATGACTCACGGCCGCTCACCGTCCCGGTGCTCCTGCGGCTGACCGAGACCTTCGGCGTCGACGCGAGCTTCTTCTCGGAGCGGGACACCAGCCGCCTCGTCGCCGACCTGCGCGAAACCCTCGCGAACGAGGTCGCCACGGCCCAGGTCTCCCCGTCCGACCTGGCGCAACTGGCCACCCAGATGCCGGCCGCGGCCTCGGTCCTGCTGGAGCTCGGCCGGCGCAACCACGCCCTGACCCAGCAGTTGGCCGTGGCCGCCGAGGGCCGGGACGGGCACGAGTTGGCCCTGCCGCGGTCGCCGCACGAGGAAATCCGTGAGTTCTTCTACCGGCGGCAGAACTACCTCCACGATGCCGACCTGGCCGCGGAGGGCCTGGCCCGCGACATCGGCATCCGCCCCGGTGAGGTCCTGCGGGTCCTGTCCGCACGGCTCACCGGACACCACGGGGTACGCATAGCGTCGGACTCGGAACAACCGCACCGCTACGATCCCGTGGCCCGGGTGCTGCATCTGTCCAGTCTGCTGCGTCCGGGCCAGCAGGCTTTCCGGATGGCCACCCAGCTCGCGCTGCTCGAATTCGGCGACGAGCTGTCCGAGCTGGCGGCCGAGGACTATGCAGAGGGCTCCGACACCTGGTCGCTCGCCCGGATCGGCGTGGCGAACTACTTCGCCGCCGCACTGATCCTTCCCTACCGCGCCTTCCACACCGCAGCGGAGGAGGGCCGCTACGACATCGAGCGGCTCACCGACCAGTTCGGCCTCGGCTACGAGACCGTCTGCCACCGCCTCAGCACGCTTCAGCGCCCCCGGCTGCGGGGCGTGCCGTTCTCCTTCGTACGCGTCGACCGGGCCGGCAACATGTCGAAGCGGCAATCCGCCACCGGCTTCCACTTCTCGCGCGCCGGTGGCACCTGCCCGCTGTGGAACGTGTACGAGGCGTTCGCCGCTCCCGGCCGTATCCACGTCCAGATCGCCGCCATGCCGGACGGCCGGCGCTACCTGTGGACCGCCCGCGCGGTCACCCGCCACCGCGGCGGCTGGGGCGAGCCCGGCAAGACCTTCGCCATCGGCCTCGGCTGCGAGATCCGCCACGCCTCCCGGCTGGTCTACTCCGACGGCCTCGACCTCGACAACACCGCCGCCGCCACCCCCATCGGCATGGGCTGCCGCATCTGCGAGCGCCTCGACTGCCCTCAGCGTGCCGTACCGCCGCTGGGGCAGCCGCTGGCCATCAATGAGAACAGCAGCACCTTCGTGCCCTACCCCGTGGCGGACACACCGGCCTGA